The following is a genomic window from Eulemur rufifrons isolate Redbay chromosome 20, OSU_ERuf_1, whole genome shotgun sequence.
AGTAAGAGTGGCTATGCTGAGAGAGGGGCCAGGCTGCTCCTGGGGCAGTGCTGCTTCTGCCACACATGGTATCCGagcccctcacccctcccatTTATCCTCCAGGAGAAGTGTGCGCAGTACTGGCCGTCTGATGGACTGGTGTCCTATGGAGACATCACCGTGGagctgaagaaggaggaggaatgtGAGAGTTACACCGTCCGAGACCTCCTGGTCACCAACACCAGGGTAAGGTGGGTGGTGGGTAGACCTCTCCCACAGGGAGAGCAGGGCTGCCCCTGCCTTCCTGATCCCCCTTCCTCCAAAGGAGAACAAGAGCCGACAGATCCGGCAATTCCACTTCCATGGCTGGCCTGAAGTGGGCATCCCCAGTGACGGCAAGGGCATGATCAGCATCATCGCGGCcgtgcagaagcagcagcagcagtcagGGAACCACCCCATCACCGTGCACTGCAGGTACAGCTCGCCCCAGCCTGGCGGGGGACAGGGAAGCAAGGACAGGCAGACAGGGCAGCAGTGAGTGTGTGTTAGACCAAGGGGAAAGGCAGACAAGAGCAGGATGTTGGTGAGCACATGGCAGTCAAGCTTGATCAAGACTGGGCCAGATGACAGGAGAGGACCTTGGAGTTTGAACTTGGCACAAGAAGTGCTGGGGACTAATAATGTCAGATACTGGGCAAGGAAGTATTTGGAGTGGACATAGGGTGCAGGAAAGCAGCAGGTGAGACGACAGTGGAGCCACCAGACAGGCTGTATGGGGTGAGGGCCTGGCCTTCTTAAGtagcaggaaaagagaaaagggcaattattttaaaaacggttcaaggaaaaatgaacaagacTAAGAACATAGGGTGAAAGAGGAGAGGGGTCAGGAGGCCTCCCAGGTTTGAGCCTGGGTTGCTGATAATGGTTGCTGTGACCACAGAAGAAAGATGGTAAGGAGACTTGTTTGGGGAAAAGGTAAATTTTGTTTAGGGCATGTCGTTCAAGATCGCGTATTAGGAGAAATACACTCCTTTACTTAGAACCCTAACAATGGCTAATGAGGCCCAACATGATGTGAGGGCTCCCTGCCCAGCGCAGGCAGGGGGCGCAGCAGGGGCTGACCTCCCGAGGGCTCTGACCTCGCCCCCACCACTCTCCTTCCTTCCGTCATCAGATCTAGGATCTAGCTGCGAGTCCTTCCGCCCCCCAGGCGCAGTCCTGTGCGGGCCTGGGCTGCTGCTTTCCCAGACAGCCTAGGGCTTCCCCCAGCCTTCCCTGAGCACCTTGCCTAGAAGCCCACAGTCCCTGCCTCAGAGCGGGCACTCAGTAGGTGTCTAGCGAGTGCATCAGCTGATGATGTTGAACAGAACAGCGTCTGGATTCCTTGGatttaggaagaaaatgagaGGCATGGCAGAGAATCAGCAGACACACTGGTGCAGAGGGGCGGGCAGGGTTtgtcaaaggaaggaaaagacaggACTAGAACCAGTTCCAACCTCAGCAAGCAGAGGTCAGGGCATCCCAGGCACATTTGTAGGCAGACAGCAAAGACTCAGTGCTGGTAGCGTGTGAGGGTCATCCCCGTGGTCCCATGGGCAAGTCCCTCCACAGGCACGTGGGGCTGTGCAGGAAGGGCACGGGGTGCACGCCTCCCCAGAGCTGTGCTCTCACGGGCTCCTCCAGGCTGGGTGGGTCCACGGGGCAGAGGTGAGCATGGACGtcctgccccatccccaccccaagaGTCCCTTTGGATTACAGACCCTCCCTGGAGCACCAACCTGAGCCTTTGTCTGCTCTTTGTCACTGTCACTCACCCCCTCGGCACAGAGGGCCATCGCAGGTGTGGTAAGCGTATCTGCTCTGTTGCAGCGCCGGGGCAGGAAGGACGGGGACCTTCTGTGCCCTGAGCACCGTCCTGGAGCGTGTGAAAGCGGAGGGGATTTTGGATGTCTTCCAGACCGTTAAGAGCCTGAGGCTGCAGAGGCCACACATGGTCCAGACACTGGTATGCTGCTCATGTATTTGTCCATGTCCCCACACCATCTACAGCCCTTCTCTGTCAGGGCCAGCCCAGGGAGAAGGGTCTTCAGAGGGGCCCGCCCAGTAGTCAAAAGACCACCTAACCACAGACCCACCCTTCCCCAAGGTGCCCCAGACAGGAAGCACCTTGGGAGGCAGGATGGCAGCAGGAATGAGGGTGCCTGAGTACCCCACAGGGCTTGTCTGCATTTCTCCATGGGTGCTGGGTGGGGATGACCCAGGGGTACCTGCCTTTGTTATGCTTGGGCTCCCTGTTAAGAGTCTCTTAAGCTGGACATCCACAGAGGTTTCCCTGAATCCCATGGTGCTAGAAAAGtttgagagggaaagaaaagtggATGTTAGGAGGTTTGGGAGAATATGAGGCTTTGAGAGCCAGGGCACATCCTAGCCTGGCAGCCATGATAAGTGTAGGCCACACCATCTCCCAGCCCAGCAAACTCACGTCTCACCTCTGCAAGGCCTAGGACGCTCCTTGTCAGCTCTGCCTGTGGAAGGCCCTCTGCACGCAGCGCAGAGGAGGAATGGTGTCAGAACTCTGGCAGACAGATCAGGGCTCGGGTGGAAGTCCAGAAACGTTCCTCTcagttttccattttcaaaaaacaTGGGTCTGTTAGGAACTATGGGACAGCATTCTTTTCAGTAACCCTGGCTTTCCCCCCTTTCACTCTCCAGGAACAGTATGAGTTCTGCTACAAGGTGGTGCAGGAATATATCGACGCATTCTCAGATTATGCCAACTTCAAGTAAGACGAGGGCCCGTGGACCAGGAGGATTGCctttaatattttgtaatattctgTTTTGTTAATATACCCCAAATTGTGTATATATCTTATAACTGTTTTAGAAATTGGTACATAGGCTTCTATTACCTATTAGGTGgagattttatatgtaaatgtgttAGCACTGATAGTcctttttccaatgttttattgGGGAATTAAATAGTGTGATGTTTGGATTGATATCGTGAAATCATCCGCCTGGAAATTGGGCTAGATTGTTCTTTGGTTAATACATCTTTTCCTAAAAAAGATACACACAAAATCCATTCCAGGTAGCTCAGCACCAACCAAGAAACAAAGCACAAAGTTCTCAGAGCTCTTGAGGAACGTGGTTGTCCCTGTACCACATGCGCTGTAAAtacccctccctccaccccacccctgcccccaccaccaccatcgtGGGGAGCGACGGGACCAGAGCGATATCTCTGGCACCACACTAGGGACTATCAGGTAATAAAAGCTTTGACTCCCTAAGGAAATGTCTCTCCCTTTGTGTGGGCTGGGGCAGCCAtacggggctggggctcctgggcTACTCCTGGCCCTGCTGTTGCTGTTCGCTCAGCTGGCCTCGAGAGGCCACAGTCCCCAGGCGCCTGCTGTCTACCGGCTCTTAGGTCTGGTAGAAGGCCTCACGGAGACCTTCCTTTCATTCCCAGCACATCTTTGGTGGTGTGGTCCCAGCCAGCCCTGCTCCTGTGTCCTCACTGAGTCTCCCTGAGTGCAGGGGCATGGCGGGGAGAGGAGCTGGCTCAGCTCTTTGCTCCCCTTGTCTCCTCAGCTTACAGGTGTATCCTTGTCCCTTCAACCCTCCCTCTTCACTCCTTTCTTACTTTCTACTCGGGGTTTGCTCGGTTGGGAGACATAAACCCGACAGGAGCTAGCGTAGGCCAGAAGGAGAGCGTACTGGGGCACACACCACAATGGTGTGGGAAGGGCAGGGCTGCCACTCATCCAGTGCCCACCTGCAGCCGACCAGCTGCGACCTGGGGGGGTTGGAGTAGGGACGAGTGTTTCTCCCAGGGGGAAGAGGGACAGCCGTGCCCGCCACACCCAAAGCTCTGGGTCCTGCTACACTTGGGACCTCACTTCATCCAGTCGACTCCTTCCTGGATTTCAGTTTCCTTCATCACCCTCCTTCCCAAATACTCAAGTCTCTTTCATTAAATAAAGAGCATTTCCCCCCAGCCCAAGTTCTTCCCCCTTTATGACAGACTTGAAAAAGTTTCTCActattccctcctcctcacttCATTCCCACATAGTCCTTTTTTTCACTTCTGCTGGCCAAGGTGGCCTGGTGCTAAGCCCCAGGGATCTACTGTCTCCTCTCTGTGGTGTAGGGACTCTGTGCTGACCCTCATTCTGCTCCTCCACTATCTCCTTCCTCAAAGGGTGGTACTCGGGGCCTGTCCGTGGACCCTTAGCTCTCCAGCCCCGAGTCCCCCAGTCCTGGGGTCATGTATCGTGCTTCCTGCAGAGTGACCCCATGGGGTGGCCCAGAGGCACCTGTCTCCCATGCCCCGGGGCCCACCATCCTTTCCTCCAGCCCCACAGACCCCCCAGCAGCTCCTCTTGGCCCTTCTCCGTTTTGTTCCTTACCGGGGCACCCCACTGCTACCATCCCTGCTTCCACAACTCCAGCTGTTCCTTATCCTTCACCCCGGGCCACCTGCTCAGGGCCTGTGCCCCTCTGTGCTCCTGCAGCACTCGAGTGTCCGTTCAACTCTAAACCTCTGCTTTCCCAACGAACCCCAAGCAACTCCCAGCTGGACCAACTCCATATCCTCAGGACCCAGCACTGGGTGGAGCTCGGTGGTGAAAAAAGGCTTTCTGTGTCCTAATGGCAGGGATACCAGGATGAATTCCAGAGTTGGCAGTCTGGAAAGGACAGGTAACATTTCTGAAAAGGCAAGTGTGTTACCAGAAGGGGACAAGAGTTTTCCCTGGGAAGCTTAGTTCTGGTTTGGATTTTTCAGGAAAAaccaaaatgcattaaaaaaaaaaaaacagacctcATTCCTCTTTTAAAGTAAACACCAGGGACTTCGAATAAAACATCCTGTAAACCCAAACCAGAACTAAGCTAGTTTATTGAACTAAGAGTCATCTTCACTAAACCACGAAGCTAACGTTTTCCTAAAAATCACCCAGTTAACAAAGTGTGTATATTTCCCAAAACAATGCAAGTGAACCTAAATTCACACATTTGTTTCTGGTTCCTGCTAATAATAATTTCCGGTAATAAATATGTAAGCTGATAGTGCACCCATCCTGCCTCGGCAGCTGAACCCTGGTGCCCAGGCCTGACTGGGGCCCGTtatgcctccccctccccatcttCAACACAGGATTTGGTGCACTTGCTTTCCTAATGACTCTGGTCACCACCATGCCAAGCCTGACCCTGGCCCTCGTTTGCTGTTCAGCCCAAATGTAGAGATTGGCTATTAACCCTCTGCTCAGGCCTCTGATCCCTGGAGGCTGGTGGCTGGTGGTGAAAGCTGAGCTGCTGACGTAGACCGGGACACAAGAGCACATTTCAAGCAACCCAGGCTAGCTGTCCAAATCCACGAatgctcctgggctcaggagaggaTGGGGACAAAATTACCCCCTGCTGATAGCCCTAGAGTGGCTGCACTGCCCCCTCAGCATGGGGTCTGCTGCTTGGAGAGGAGACACCACTCCTGGGTAGGTACTGCCCCACCCAAACCCCCCTGCATCGGACTGACCCAGCCCTGGTGCCAGGGGTGTGGATGCGAATCGTTCCTCCCGACCCGTTTTACAGGTGAGCAAATGGAAGCCCTCGGGGAGGGTGGTCACAGCGTCCCCCACACCTCTGAAAAGCTGCTGGGCTCCCCACTCTTAGGCCCCCACTTTCCCACTGAGGAAAGCCCTGAGCTGTGTGGAAGTCAGGGGGGCCTCTGAGGGCTTAGGCTTCAAGAGCAGGAACTGAATCCAGCCTGGGAAGTGGGAAGATGAGGCCAGGACCTGGGCCTGCGTGGAGCAGGAATGCTGTGACTGGAGGCCCTTGGGAAGATTGGTGGGAGGAACAACAACAGTCTGGTGACCTCAGGGCCAGCAGCTGCCTAGTGTACATTGATGGAGTGGATACTGTGGGAAGGGGTTGGATAGTAAGCTGctccacctcccctctccccagaggTTCCTGCAGTCTGTGGgccaggagtggggtgggggtgtgggtggaGCTGTCGGGCCAGGGTCCTGCAGCTGCCTGAAGAAGCCACTTCCTCCACAGTTCTCGCTCTGTGAGTAGGGAGGCTGCCCCCCCTAAGGGCTAGGGCTTGGGATCGAGCTCCCTCCTGGGTGCATGCTGCACTGTTCCTCCTCCGCTGAACCATGCCCAGAAAAGCCCCCTTACCCTCCTCTCCCCAACAACTCCACCATCTATCACTGTGCTTGCTGCTTCTGGCAGGAGAGGGACAAGAGGCAGAAGCACCTGCTCCCCTCGCCACCACACATCCGTTCCACATCCCCAGCCACAGTGGAAGAGAGGGCAGGCCACTCTGGTTCACCAGCACCTGGTACTCCAGATGCCCCACACTGCAGCCTGTCTCATGCAGAACTCCCCTgaccacccatccacccaccacCCATTGGCCTCAAGTCTCTGTTCCTCTCTGCAATCTTCCACTTCTGAAACTCCCCAAAGGAAGAAGGGTGCACCTGGCCAACAGGGAGGGCCTCGGAGCTGGCAAGGTGGGGTAGCCTTTGTGTCCCAGGGCTCTGGGAGAAGGCTGGTCCCATGGAGCGTCTTTCCTTGGGCTGGGCCAGGATCCCTCAGGGTCTAGATACCTAGGATGAGGGGCAGTGGCAAAGAGGGAAGGGCATTAGAAGACATTAAAGCTGTCCCTGAGATGGGCCCCCCAGGTGGGCCTGGAGGAACAGGAAGGGTGTATGTGGGAGTGTCAGACTCCTTGAGTGCTGTCCACCATCCAGGAGAGCAGCCCTGCCACGGCCAGCTCCAGGCTAGGCccggtgctgctgctgctgccacccgCCCTGAACCCTCAAAGGCTCAGCACTGGTCCCATGGCTGGTACCCTGGAAGAAAGCAATTCTCCAGCTCACCCCAAGACCCTGAAAGTGCCCTTAGGCCCCCAGGTGGGTGATGGGTCTCCCCAGCCTGAGTAGGAGGAAGAAGGTGCTGGCTGGGTTCTTCCACTTACCCTGAGCCTGAAGTGGGGGTAAGGAGGGCAGCCTGTAGCCTTGGTTCCCTTCTGAAGACAGGTTCTGGGCACTGCAGCAGGCAGCCCAGCCCAGACTGCCCGTAGCCTCCCAAGTGATGCCCTGACTTCCCCCAAGGACAGAGTGCCCTGGGAGGGCAGGACCATGGCCCAGTGGTTCCCACCGCAGGAAGCAGCACCTGGTACGGATACTGGGGTAAGTGGGGTGAGGGGCCCCCACCATTCAAGACTAGTCACTGGTTCCAATGGCTAAGGTGGCTAAGGGCTGGGGGCTGTGAGGGGGAGAATGAGACACCACTGGGATGACCCATGCCACAGCACCCCAGCTGTCTCTGTGCCCCTACACACACAGCAGGGTGCCATCTGCTAGCCTTCCTATTTCTCAGAATTCTAgacaatttataaaatacttaggttAAAGTAAAAGATCGAAGTCACTAGTGGGGTAGGAGATAATGTACTAGAAATCTCCATTAAAAAGATAATGGTAACCATAGGGTCCCATAGGCATCTTGACAGCCAATGTGTCTCAAAGTGGGCCAGCCCCTGGCCAGTGGAAAGAGGTGAGGGGTGAAACCTCACAAATAGGCAGCAGGCCCCGGAGGACCAGGTGGTTACTGATGTGCACTAGGAAGGACTCGGTGACTGCAGAGCTCCCCCAAGACCATAGCAAAAGACAGGTGCGGGGGAAATGGTTTGTTACTATTCTGCAAATGGAACATTAAAAGTGCATCAGGGAAGCACCATATATAACTAGAGGAGAAAAGGTAAGTTCCTATAAGGCAAAGCCTTACTGCCCAATTTAAGTGGGCGTGAGCTCAGGTCTTTATGGGTCAGGCTTGTTTAGGGTGGACAAAGCCGCATGCCGAGGGAGCTGGAGACCCCCACGCTGTCTGTGTCCTCAGGCtcgcggggtgggggtggcggggggagcCCCTGCTtcagggggctgggtggggactggaggggagggggccgggaAGGTCTTGGCTCAGCGGTCAGGGGATCAGAATGTCGCCAGGCAGAACTGCTCCCTCCCTCCGCAGACTCCGCTGCCCTCCAATAAAAGTGTAAGGCCCCTGAAGCTGTTGCCTCGAGTTCTCGCCTTCATCCCTGCATCTATCACCCATGCTGAGACCCTTCCCCGCGTGGGGGTTGGAGGGACGCAGGAGGGCCCAGGGCCCGGGGTCGGGGGCCTATTACAGATGTCGGCCGGGTCCCGCGCAGTCAGCAGCTCCAGAGGCCACACCGCGGGATGGGGACTGGGGCGGGGGCGGCGTCCGAGAACTACAAGTCCCATGGTGCCTAGCGGCCACTTCCGGAGCACGACGCAGTCCTGGCGGCGCGGGCCGCAGCGAACGGAGTCGGCCATGCTGCGCGCGCTGAGCAGCTTGGGCGCGCGGCCCCGGTGCCGTCCCCCAGCCTTGCTGCTGCTGCCCGCGCGGGGCCGGAAGACCCGCCACGACCCGCAGGCCAAGTCTAAGGTCGGGCGCGTGAAGACGCCGCCCTTGGTGGACCCTGCGGAGTTCTTCGTGGTGACGCAGCGTTACCAGCAGTACCGCCAAACCGTGCGCGCCCTCAGGTGTGTGGCGGAGGGGGAGGTGGCCGTCCGCGCCGGCAGGGGAGTGCGGGGACGGGCGGAGAGGGTGCCGACTAGAAGCGCTCtccgcccaggctggagttcgtGTCCGAGGTGCGGAAGAAGGTGCACGAGGCCCGAGCCGGGGTCCTGGCGGAGCGCAAGGCCCTGGAGGACGCCGCCGAGCACCGGGAGCTGATGGCCTGGAACGAGGCGGAGAATCGGCGGCTGCACGAGCTGCGGTGCGTGGGGCGGGAGGCGGGACGGCACTGCCTGGCCTGCCTGGGAGAGGCCGGGGCCCCGCTCAGCCTCGGCCTCTTGCCCCTCGCAGGATAGAGAGGCTGCAGCGCGAGGCGCGCGAGCGGGAGCAGCAACAGGCCGAGGAGCAAGCCCGCAAGGCCCGAGAGGCGCAGGCCTGGGTGGAGCTCAAGGAACAAGAAGTGCTGCAGCTGCAGGTGGGCAGCGTCCCCCGAGGGTGGGGCTTGAGCCGGAGCTCGGCCTGTGCGGCTGCGGGGATTCTGGGCACCGCAAAGTGGGGCGCTGGCCAAGTACAGACGCTTAGAGTTAGCAggtgagaatttgggagacaagGAGAGTGCCTGTCGGGGGAGAGACCCGGAGGTGAGCATAGAAATTGGGAAGTGTTCAAGTGCCTGTCAGTTGGAAGCCATGTCCGTGGGAGGGACCCCTCTGCCCATAAAGCAGTTGTATTTTGCCTTACAGGTGATAAAGTCATTGAAGGGGTAAATACTCTAGGCTGGGATTGGCAGGTGTAAGACTTAGTGCAGGGAAACCAGTTAGGAGTAATCCAGTGAGAATGGATGAGACTTGagttaaagtattaataatagagGAGGAGGGATGAGTTTGAGAAAGATTCAGAGGGGACCAGGTAACACTGAGGGACTGATTCCATCTAGCAGGACATAGCTGGTGCTTGAGGTTCTGGCTGAGGTGTCCGATGGGTGATTGTCTAAGAAGGAGGAATATGACAAGGCTGCCAGATGTTACTCCACCGGAAGGTCGTGAAGCACTGAGAGGACCTAGGCTGCCTGGGCCGGCTGGCACGTGCCATGAACCTCCCACTCAGCTGGCCTTTTCTCTCCCAATAGGAAGAGGCGAAAAACTTCATCACCCGAGAGAACCTGGAGGCGCGGGTGGAAGAAGCGCTGGACTCCCCAAAGAGCTACAACTGGGCCGTCACCAGAGAGGGGCTGGTGGTCAGACCACAGCACAAGGGCTCCTAGGGTCCCAGTAAGGACAGTGCCCTTCCGGTGACCGTGTGTGTATGGGGAGTAGGAGAACCGGGCCTGATCTGGAATAAAGCAGTTGGCTTAGCCGTTTCCAGCATGGCCCTCACATTCTGGCCGCTGCACTCACCACTTGGTCAGAAACTCCGGAACACAGTGCCCTGTTCTACCTCCGTGTACAGCCTCAGCATAGCACGAGGCCCTAGAGTGGCTTCCACCTCACAGATCAGACTGGGCCACAGCCCCAGTGGGGCAGCCAGGTCATCTCCTAAGTATCATCACTGACAATAACTGGCAGATTACAGTCCACGGGCCAGATgtggcctgctgcctgttttgtaaataaagttttgtcaGAACACAATGACACCTGTTCATTGACTGCTTTTACACTACAGTGGCAAAGATGAGTAGTTGCAGCAGGGACCATGTGACTTGCAAAGAAGTTTGCCCATCCCTGATCTGGGGCTTTAGGGACCTGACTTGGAGCAGGTATCACCCAGTCCACACCTGAGCCACAGGCTAACCACTGGCCAGGGGCCTGCTTCTGCTCAATCCTGGGCTCTGCTGGCCGGGGTCTGGTGTATCCAAGACCCGGAAGACAAAGAGGAGAGCCCATTTATTCTGGTGGCTCTCCATCCATGGCCTTAGTGACCCACATCTGCCCTGACACTGCCAGAGTTCTTGGACCACCCTCCAGATTGCTGTTGGCAGAGGAGGCCCGGCTGACCAAGGCTTTACGGTCAGTGTGGCTTGGCAGGCACCTGGACCAAGCGCTGTGGGTGCTGGGAATACTTGTGATTGACATTCACAAGGTTGAGTAAGTGATCGTGTAGACCCACAGCCCCAGTTCAGATGCAGGCCCTGGAGCAGCACGTGAGATGAGGGTGAAGACATGTTTCACTGAGCCAGAGCTGCTCTCTCTTTGCTGCCATTCATATGGACTCCAGCTACCACCagaggaaaacaaacagaatCCAGCTTTCCACGACTCCTGCCTtgtaggcagggcctggggaaccCCCAAGAATTGAGAACCTTTAGGGAATATGGGCAACACCTGCTCCAGGTGAGAAAGCGGGTGTCGAGGTGCAGGCCGGGGTGCCTTGTGCCTTGTCCCCAGCACTCCTGAGGGCCATGGCCGCCTCAGCCTGGTAGTGGCTCTTCCCTTCCCTGGCACTGATTCTGGCCAGAGCACAGTGCAGTCCCTGCTTTCAGATGCTCAGCGTGGCATCTAGAGTGAGAGCTGAGGGGCACATTGTGggccatggttttttttttttttttttttgagacagagtctcgctttgttgcccaggctagagtgagtgccgtggcgtcagcctagctcacagcaacctcaaactcctgggcttaagcgatcctactgcctcagcctcccgagtagctgggactacaggcatacgccaccatgcctggctaattttttgtatatatatatattttttagttgtccatataatttctttctatttttagtagagacggggtctcactcttgctcaggctagtctcgaactcctgaccttgagcgatccacccgcctcggcctcccagagtgctaggattacaggcatgagccaccgtgcccggccagtgGGCCATGGTTTGACAATGTCTTTCACAGCCTTAGGCTTCATCGTGGTGAAGAGTGGGCCACCTGGTCCCCTGCAGTGGAAGCATTTGGTGAGCTTTCGTGTGGGACACTGGGCCTGTGTTAGAAGTCCAGCTTTATATAACATACTCCTTCCTGAACCTCCTTGTCTCCAGCTTCCAGTTTTCTTTCCAAGTCCTCTGCACCAGGATCCATCAAAACACAAGccatggccaggcgcggtggctcatgcctgtaatcctagcactctgggaggccgaggcgggaagatagctcgaggtcaggagttcgagaccagcctgagcaaaagcgagactctgtctctactaaaaatagaaattagctggacaactaaaaatatatagaaaaaattagccaggcatggtggcgcatacctgtagtcccagctactcgggaggctgaggcaggaggattgcttgagcccaggagtttgaggttgctgtgagctaggctgataccatggcactgtagcctgggcaacagagcgaggctctgtctccaaaaaagaaaaaaaaaaaacctatccaTCTGTTCAGATGGAGGACACAATGTGACACCTTGAAGCTCTGTCTTTGGGCTGATTTCCCTTCGCTGCTGTCCTCAGGTGTCCCACATGGGGCTAGTAACTGAGTGCTCACTGCTAGTGCCAGTATGTCATCCAAAGCCACCAGTAAGCCAGGTTTCAGCATTTTTATTCTCTGCCCACAACCATCCCATGGGTATAGGAATGAACAGGTAGTGTATAGGCACCTTCAGGGTTAGCTCAAGCCCAGTGCCATCTGTACCTGCTGTTGGGTCAAAGAGTGCTGCTAGGGGCACAGATGGGCTATCAGATTCCACCAGTCCAGGTGGCAGGGGCATGTGAGATCCCACAGTAGACTGTCCCATCTCTGCAGAAGCCTGGTTAGGTCACCTCATAGGCATGGCCTCACTCAAGAAAATCAGGGTCTCTTTCAGATCCTTGCCTCTAGTTTCAAACAGAGTTTGGATCTGCCACAGCCACTGTGAGCTCTGCAGGGTTGGAAGGGCCAGCCAGACTTGCCAGAACCATGCTGCAGTCTGGACCACCCGGGGAATCTTCTCTTGCTCAAGACCCTGCTTGTGGGTGGTAGATTTGGGGGCTACCCACTAAATGCATTTGGAGCAGAACACCCAAATGTAAATGCTTTCATCAAGATCTGAGGAGGCCCACCATGCTTTGTGCACAGTGGGGTAGACGGGGTGGAGCCGGGGAGACCAAggcacaaaaataattttgtgttttactcAAGGGAACTTTGCTGAGTGGGCAGTTTTTCTCTGAGGATAATCTCCCCAATCAAGCTTAGATGTTTTACAAGACACTTGGGATTCTTGCCCCTTGCAGTTCTCCAAGACAAGCAGGATAATGTCCTGGCAATGGCTGGTCAAGTTCTTAAGGATTAGGTTGTGCAAAACTGCACAGTTGCCCATCTCTTGGGCCAGGTGATGAAGGCAAACTGCCTGTCCAAGTGGCTAGGAAAAGAGAAGAACATGCCAGATTAAAGGGTGCTGAGTGCCTCATTGATCTGTTCAGCAAGGAAACCACCCTAGACCTCAAGTCAATCCCCGTATTTTTCTAGTACATTCAACATTTTCTGCTTGGAACTCAGTGAGTGGTATCCAATAATCCCTGAAATTTTAGGGGGAAGTTCCCTCCTGAACTTACACCTTGGTTATATCCCCAACTCTTACAAGTATAGAGTTGAAATGACACCTAGGAAATAAGCCCAGCTGACTGCTGAAATAAGGACAATTCTAGCAGGAAGAGTCAAGCTTGgaactct
Proteins encoded in this region:
- the MRPS26 gene encoding small ribosomal subunit protein mS26, which encodes MLRALSSLGARPRCRPPALLLLPARGRKTRHDPQAKSKVGRVKTPPLVDPAEFFVVTQRYQQYRQTVRALRLEFVSEVRKKVHEARAGVLAERKALEDAAEHRELMAWNEAENRRLHELRIERLQREAREREQQQAEEQARKAREAQAWVELKEQEVLQLQEEAKNFITRENLEARVEEALDSPKSYNWAVTREGLVVRPQHKGS
- the LOC138400720 gene encoding LOW QUALITY PROTEIN: progonadoliberin-2 (The sequence of the model RefSeq protein was modified relative to this genomic sequence to represent the inferred CDS: inserted 1 base in 1 codon); protein product: MGTKLPPADSPRVAALPPQHGVCCLERRHHSWESSPATASSRLGPVLLLLPPAXEPSKAQHWSHGWYPGRKQFSSSPQDPESALRPPAGSPAQTARSLPSDALTSPKDRVPWEGRTMAQWFPPQEAAPGTDTGQGAIC